From a region of the Caldisalinibacter kiritimatiensis genome:
- the rpsP gene encoding 30S ribosomal protein S16: protein MAVKIRLRRMGAKKKPFYRIVVADSRSPRDGKFIEEIGYYNPVSEPKQVKIDVEKAVKWLGNGAKPTDTVNDLFKKHGVYEKKEELKSAE, encoded by the coding sequence ATGGCAGTAAAAATCAGATTAAGAAGAATGGGAGCTAAGAAAAAGCCTTTCTACAGAATAGTAGTAGCAGATTCTCGTTCTCCAAGAGATGGTAAGTTTATTGAAGAGATTGGATACTATAATCCAGTATCAGAGCCAAAGCAAGTTAAAATTGATGTTGAAAAAGCTGTTAAATGGCTAGGTAATGGTGCAAAACCAACTGATACTGTTAATGATTTATTTAAAAAGCATGGAGTATATGAGAAGAAAGAAGAATTAAAAAGTGCTGAATAA
- a CDS encoding KH domain-containing protein: protein MGELVEMIAKALVDYPEEVSVNEVEGSQSIIIELKVAPEDMGKIIGKQGRIAKAIRTVVKAAATKENKRVIVEILQ, encoded by the coding sequence ATGGGCGAGTTAGTAGAAATGATAGCTAAAGCCCTAGTAGATTATCCAGAGGAAGTTAGTGTGAATGAAGTAGAAGGAAGCCAATCAATTATAATAGAGTTAAAGGTAGCCCCAGAAGATATGGGTAAAATAATTGGTAAACAAGGTAGAATAGCTAAGGCTATAAGAACTGTTGTGAAGGCCGCAGCTACAAAAGAAAATAAAAGAGTTATTGTTGAAATTTTACAATAA